The Urbifossiella limnaea nucleotide sequence TGCGCACGCCGAACGACTTCGGCGCCCGCGGCGACCGGCCTTCGCACCCGGAGCTGTTCGAGTGGCTGGCCGCAGACCTCGTCGGCAACGGCTGGAAGCTGAAGCGCCTGCACCGCACCATCGTGTTGAGCGACACCTACCGCCAGGGCACGGCGTTCGACGCCGACAAGGCGAAGGTCGATCCCGACAACCGGCTGCTGTGGCGCGTCCGGCCGAAGCGGCTGGAGGCCGAGGCGCTGCGGGACGCGATGCTGGCGGTGAGCGGCAAGCTGAACCCGGAGATGTACGGCCCGGCGTTCAAGCCGCCGATCCCGGCCGACGCGATGGTGGCGCGGAACCTGAAGAACCCGTACCCGAAGAACGTCGCCGACGGCCCCGCGGTGTGGCGGCGGAGCGTGTACCTGTTCCACAAGCGCGTCATCCCGTACCCGCTGTTCCAGGCGTTCGACGCCCCGGACGCGCAGCAGTGCAGCGGGAAGCGGAACATCACCACGGTGGTGCCGCAGGCGCTGGCGGTGCTGAACGACCCGTTCGTCCGCGCCCGCGCCGCCGACTTCGCCGACCGCTTGATGCGCGACGCCGACCCCGTGGGGCGGGCGTACCGGCTGGCGTTCGCGCGGCCGCCGACCACCGCCGAACGCGAGGCGGGGGTGGCGTTCCTGGCGCGGCGGGAGCGCGACCGCGCCGGCCGCGGCGACCCGAAGCGCGACGCGCTGGCGGACTACTGCCAGGTGCTGTTCGGGCTGAACGAGTTCATCTACGTCGACTGACCCGAGGCCGCCGTGACCCCCATCGACCGCCGCCAACTCCTCCGCGCCGCCGGGGCCGGGTTCGGCCTCGTCGCCCTCGCCGACCTGCTCCGCGCGCAGGCGCCGCCCGCCGGCCCGCTGGCGCCGCGGCCGGCGCACTTCCCCGCGAAGGCGAAGGCCGTCATCTGGCTGTTCATGGAGGGCGCCCCGAGCGGCGTCGACCTGTTCGACCCCAAGCCCGCCCTCGACCGCAACGACGGCAAGCGCATCCCCATCGACGTGTTCAACGGCAGCCCCGGCCCGCTGATGAAGTCGCCGTTCACCTTCCGCCGGTACGGCCAGAGCGGGGCGTGGGTGTGCGACCGCTACCCGAACGTCGCCAAGCACGTGGACGAGTTCGCGTTCGTGAAGTCGCTGTACTCCGAGTCGAACGATCACGTCCCCGCGCTGTACCAGATCAACACCGGCATCGGTCGGCCGGGCTTCCCGTCGGCCGGGTCGTGGGTCACGTACGGCCTCGGCAGCGAGAACCAGAACCTCCCCGGGTTCGTGGTGCTCGGCAACAGCGCGGGCGTGAAGGGCGGGCCGATCAACTGGTCCGCGGGGTTCCTGCCGTCGGCGCACCAGGGGACGCTGTTCCGCCCCGAGGGGAACCCCGTGCTGAACCTGCGGCGCACGGCCGGCGTGACCGCCGCGGACCAGCGGGCGCAGCTCGACCTGATGGCCCGGCTGAACGCCGACCACCTCCGCGCCCGGCCCGGCGAGCCGGACCTGACGGCGCGGATCGAGTCGTTCGAGCTGGCGTACCGGATGCAGGCCGAGGCCGCCGACCTGCTCGACCTGTCGAAGGAGCCCGCGGCGACGCGCACGATGTACGGCCTCGACGACCAGCGCAGCCGGTCGTTCGGCACGAAGTGTTTGCACGCCCGGCGCCTGATCGAGCGCGGCGTGCGGTTCGTGCAGGTGTACTCGGACGGCGAGTGGGACGCGCACTCGGACCTGCGCGGCAACCACACGAACCACTGCGCCGCGACCGACGTGCCGATCGACGGCCTGCTGACGGACCTGAAGCGGCGCGGGCT carries:
- a CDS encoding DUF1501 domain-containing protein, producing MTPIDRRQLLRAAGAGFGLVALADLLRAQAPPAGPLAPRPAHFPAKAKAVIWLFMEGAPSGVDLFDPKPALDRNDGKRIPIDVFNGSPGPLMKSPFTFRRYGQSGAWVCDRYPNVAKHVDEFAFVKSLYSESNDHVPALYQINTGIGRPGFPSAGSWVTYGLGSENQNLPGFVVLGNSAGVKGGPINWSAGFLPSAHQGTLFRPEGNPVLNLRRTAGVTAADQRAQLDLMARLNADHLRARPGEPDLTARIESFELAYRMQAEAADLLDLSKEPAATRTMYGLDDQRSRSFGTKCLHARRLIERGVRFVQVYSDGEWDAHSDLRGNHTNHCAATDVPIDGLLTDLKRRGLLDSTLVIWGGEFGRMPVSQGNGGRDHNPHGFLCWMAGAGIKGGASHGETDEFGHRAVTDRTTVHDLHATMLHLLGVDHKRLTYFHNGRSYRLTDVAGEVLTRVLA